A genome region from Taeniopygia guttata chromosome 5, bTaeGut7.mat, whole genome shotgun sequence includes the following:
- the LRRC55 gene encoding leucine-rich repeat-containing protein 55, which translates to MLLGPWLLAAAAAVAAAGAGCPVLCSCRGQAVDCSGQRLFSVPPELPLDTGNLSLAHNRIASIPPGYLGCYGQLRALDLRNNSLAALPAGLFRGARRLAHLDLSYNNFSLVPADMFREASALLRLDLSHNPGLRRVHPQAFRGLAQLRELDLSYGGLAALSLDALEGLPGLVGLRLGGNPWLCGCAMEPLLKWLRGRIQRCSSDSQQAECWAPPEVAGAPLLSLTEESFQACHLTLTLDDYLFIAFVGFVVSIASVATNFLLGITANCCHRWSKASEDEDV; encoded by the exons ATGCTGCTGGGCCCCTGGCtgctggcggcggcggcggcggtggcggcggcgggcgcgggctGCCCGGTGCTGTGCAGCTGCCGCGGGCAGGCGGTGGACTGCAGCGGGCAGCGGCTTTTCTCCGTGCCCCCCGAGCTGCCGCTGGACACGGGCAACCTGAGCCTGGCCCATAACCGCATCGCCAGCATCCCGCCGGGCTACCTGGGCTGCTACGGGCAGCTGCGCGCCCTGGACCTGCGCAACAACTCGCTGGCGGCGCTGCCGGCCGGGCTGTTCCGCGGCGCCCGGCGCCTGGCGCACCTGGACCTGAGCTACAACAACTTCAGCCTGGTGCCCGCCGACATGTTCCGCGAGGCCAGCGCGCTGCTGCGCCTCGACCTCAGCCACAACCCGGGGCTGCGCCGCGTCCACCCCCAGGCCTTCCGCGGCCTGGCCCAGCTGCGCGAGCTGGACCTCAGCTACGGCGGCCTGGCCGCCCTCAGCCTCGATGCCCTGGAGGGGCTGCCCGGCCTCGTGGGGCTGCGCCTGGGGGGCAACCCCTGGCTGTGCGGCTGCGCCATGGAGCCGCTCCTCAAGTGGCTGCGGGGGCGCATCCAGCGCTGCTCCTCGG ATTCGCAGCAGGCCGAGTGCTGGGCTCCCCCCGAGGTGGCGGGGGCCCCGCTGCTGTCGCTGACGGAGGAGAGCTTCCAGGCCTGCCACCTCACGCTGACCCTCGACGACTATCTCTTCATCGCCTTCGTCGGCTTCGTTGTCTCCATCGCCTCGGTGGCCACCAACTTCCTGCTGGGCATCACGGCCAACTGCTGCCACCGCTGGAGCAAGGCCAGTGAGGATGAGGATGTTTAG
- the P2RX3 gene encoding P2X purinoceptor 3, with translation MSLPRFRTRWVSDFFSYETTKSVVVKSWVVGVVNRGVQLLILAYFVGWVFLHEKAYQVRDTAIESSVVTKVKGVGRYAGQVMDTADYVTPPQGTSVFVVVTKQIRTEEQAQGVCPESEAAFHCSADRDCRELSPATSNGVLTGRCVPYNTTLRTCEIQGWCPPEVDTVDVPVMLEAENFTLLIKNSIRFPLFGFEKTNMPPPGSGVELGRCRFHPQLQPLCPILRLGDVARLAGQDFPALAATGGVLGIKIGWVCDLDRAWERCLPRYSFTRLDSLARTPAPGYNFRHARYYRWPDGSQRRTLIKAFGIRFDVLVYGSAGKFGIVPTLINTVAAFTSIGVGTVLCDIILLNFLKGAEHYKARKFEEVSEAGAPATPSACPPGALGTCSRDKQSTDSGTFSLGL, from the exons atGTCCCTCCCGCGCTTCCGCACCCGCTGGGTGAGCGACTTCTTCTCCTACGAGACCACCAAGTCGGTGGTGGTGAAGAGCTGGGTGGTGGGCGTCGTCAACCGCGGCGTCCAGCTCCTCATCCTCGCCTACTTCGTCGG CTGGGTGTTCCTCCATGAGAAAGCGTACCAGGTGCGGGACACCGCCATCGAGTCCTCCGTGGTCACCAAGGTGAAGGGCGTGGGGCGCTACGCGGGGCAGGTGATGGACACGGCCGACTACGTCACACCCCCCCAG GGCACCTCGGTGTTCGTGGTGGTCACCAAGCAGATCCGGACCGAGGAGCAGGCGCAGGGCGTGTGCCCGGAG AGCGAAGCCGCGTTCCACTGCTCGGCGGACCGGGACTGCCGGGAGCTGAGCCCGGCCACGAGCAACG gggtgctGACAGGGCGCTGCGTCCCCTACAACACGACCCTGCGCACCTGCGAGATCCAGGGCTGGTGCCCACCCGAGGTGGACACCGTTGACGT CCCCGTCATGCTGGAAGCTGAGAACTTCACCCTCCTCATCAAGAACAGCATCCGCTTCCCGCTCTTTGGCTTTGAGAA gaccAACATGCCACCCCCTGGCAGTGGGGTGGAGCTGGGCCGGTGTCGCTTCcacccacagctgcagcccctgtgccccATCCTGCGCCTGGGGGACGTGGCACGTCTGGCTGGGCAGGACTTCCCTGCGCTGGCTGCCACC gggggggTGCTGGGGATCAAGATCGGGTGGGTGTGTGACCTGGACCGGGCCTGGGAGCGCTGCCTGCCCCGCTACTCCTTCACCCGCCTGGACAGCCTGGCCCGGACCCCTGCCCCTGGATACAACTTCAG GCATGCCAGATATTACCGCTGGCCCGACGGCTCCCAGCGCCGCACCCTCATCAAGGCCTTTGGGATCCGCTTTGATGTCCTGGTGTATGGCAGC GCAGGGAAGTTTGGCATCGTCCCCACCCTCATCAACACGGTGGCTGCTTTCACCTCCATCGGTGTG GGCACGGTGCTGTGCGACATCATCCTGCTCAACTTCCTCAAGGGCGCTGAGCACTACAAGGCCCGCAAGTTCGAGGAG GTGTCAGAGGCTGGCGCGCCTGCCACCCCCTCAGCCTGTCCCCCTGGGGCGCTGGGGACCTGCTCTCGGGACAAGCAATCCACCGACTCGGGCACCTTCTCCCTCGGCCTCTAG
- the APLNR gene encoding apelin receptor, producing MEEATDAYTYGFDNDTDCEYAEWGPSLALLPTIYLLVFLLGTAGNGLVLWTVFKGGRDRRRSADTFIANLAVADLTFVVTLPLWAAYAWLGYHWPFGTAACKVSSYLVFVNMYASVFCLTGLSFDRYLAIVRPLATAKLRSRVSGLVATVALWLLAALLALPALVLRRAAALGGDTKITCYMDYGDLAAQGTEGAWEVGLGLSSTALGFVVPFAVMLTCYFFIARTVATHFRRERAEGPRKRKRLLTIITVLVAAFGGCWLPFHLVKTLYVLMDLEVLPWSCALHTFLNNLHPYCTGIAYINSCLNPFLYAFFDPRFRHACAALLCCRTPGPGPERSASYSSGHSHPPGGKGGPGPGGKLDPATQETLFRS from the coding sequence ATGGAGGAGGCGACGGACGCCTACACCTACGGCTTCGACAACGATACGGACTGCGAGTACGCGGAGTGGGGCCCCtcgctggccctgctgcccaccatCTACCTGCTGGTCTTCCTGCTGGGCACCGCCGGCAACGGGCTCGTCCTCTGGACCGTCTTCAAGGGCGGCCGCGACCGCCGGCGCTCGGCCGACACCTTCATCGCCAACCTGGCCGTGGCCGACCTCACCTTCGTGGTCACCCTGCCCCTCTGGGCCGCCTACGCCTGGCTGGGCTACCACTGGCCCTTCGGCACGGCCGCCTGCAAGGTCAGCAGCTACCTGGTGTTCGTCAACATGTACGCCAGCGTCTTCTGCCTGACCGGCCTCAGCTTCGACCGCTACCTGGCCATCGTGCGGCCGCTGGCCACGGCCAAGCTGCGCTCTCGGGTCAGCGGGCTGGTGGCCACCGTGGCGCTGTGGCTGCTGGCcgccctgctggccctgcccgCGCTGGTGCTGCGGCGGGCGGCCGCCCTCGGCGGGGACACCAAGATCACCTGCTACATGGACTACGGGGACCTGGCGGCGCAGGGCACGGAGGGCGCCTGggaggtggggctggggctctccTCCACCGCCCTGGGCTTCGTGGTGCCCTTCGCCGTGATGCTGACCTGCTACTTCTTCATCGCTCGCACCGTGGCCACTCATTTCCGCCGGGAGCGGGCCGAGGGGCCCCGCAAGCGCAAACGCCTCCTCACCATCATCACGGTGCTGGTGGCCGCCTTCGGGGGCTGCTGGCTGCCCTTCCACCTGGTCAAGACCCTCTACGTGCTGATGGACCTGGAGGTGCTGCCCTGGTCCTGCGCCCTCCACACCTTCCTCAACAACCTCCATCCCTACTGCACCGGCATCGCCTACATCAACAGCTGCCTCAACCCCTTCCTCTACGCCTTCTTCGACCCCCGATTCCGCCACGCCTGCGCCGCCCTCCTCTGCTGCCGgacccccggccccggccccgagCGCTCCGCCAGCTACTCCTCGGGGCACAGCCACCCCCCCGGTGGCAAGGGGggccccggcccggggggcAAGCTGGACCCCGCCACCCAGGAGACGCTCTTCCGCTCCTGA
- the SSRP1 gene encoding FACT complex subunit SSRP1, which yields MADTLEFNEIYQEVKGSMNDGRLRLSRQGVIFKNSKTGKVDNIQASELAEGVWRRVALGHGLKLLTKNGHVYKYDGFRESEFDKLSDFFKAHYCLELAEKDLCVKGWNWGTVRFGGQLLSFDIGEQPVFEIPLSNVSQCTTGKNEVTLEFHQNDDAEVSLMEVRFYVPPTQEDGVDPVEAFAQNVLSKADVIQATGDAICIFRELQCLTPRGRYDIRIYPTFLHLHGKTFDYKIPYTTVLRLFLLPHKDQRQMFFVISLDPPIKQGQTRYHFLILLFSKDEDISLTLNMNEEEVEKRFEGRLTKNMSGSLYEMVSRVMKALVNRKITVPGNFQGHSGAQCITCSYKASSGLLYPLERGFIYVHKPPVHIRFDEISFVNFARGTTTTRSFDFEIETKQGTQYTFSSIEREEYGKLFDFVNAKKLNIKNRGLKEGMKQSYDEYADSDEDQHDAYLERMKEEGKIREENANDSSDGSGEETDSSFNPGEEDDDVAEEFDSNASASSSSGDGDSDRDDKKPAKKAKIVKDRKPRKKQPESKKGKDPNAPKRPMSAYMLWLNANREKIKSDHPGISITDLSKKAGELWKAMSKEKKEEWDRKAEDARRDYEKAMKEYSVGSKADSHRGEKSKKKKKKQEKQVKGKGDKKGATSKSSSSKSPAKGMSDSFKSKEFVSSDESSSAESKKEDSEDEGAASPAPSSEDSASGSD from the exons ATGGCCGATACGCTGGAGTTCAACGAGATCTACCAGGAGGTGAAGGGCTCCATG AATGATGGGCGGCTGCGGCTGAGCCGGCAGGGCGTCATCTTCAAGAACAGCAAGACAGGGAAGGTGGACAACATCCAGGCCTCAGAGCTGGCTGAGGGCGTGTGGCGGCGCGTGGCGCTGGGCCACGGCCTCAAGCTGCTCACCAAGAACGGCCACGTCTACAAGTATGACGGGTTCCGGGAGTCG GAATTTGACAAGCTGTCAGATTTCTTCAAGGCCCACTATTGCCTGGAGCTCGCAGAGAAGGATCTGTGTGTGAAGGGCTGGAACTGGGGCACAGTGAGGTTTGGAG ggcagctgctgtcctTCGACATCGGGGAGCAGCCGGTGTTCGAGATCCCGCTCAGCAACGTGTCCCAGTGCACCACAGGCAAGAACGAGGTGACGCTGGAGTTCCACCAGAACGATGACGCCGAGGTCTCGCTCATGGAGGTCCGGTTCTACGTGCCCCCCACCCAGGAGGACGGCGTGGACCCTGTGGAG GCCTTCGCCCAGAACGTGCTGTCCAAGGCGGACGTGATCCAGGCCACCGGAGACGCCATCTGCATCTTCCGGGAGCTGCAGTGCCTGACGCCGCGCGGGCGCTACGACATCCGCATCTACCCCACCTTCCTGCACCTGCACGGCAAGACCTTCGACTACAAGATCCCCTACACCACTGTGCTGCGCCTCTTCCTGCTCCCGCACAAGGACCAGCGCCAGATGTTCTTCGTG ATCAGCCTGGACCCTCCAATAAAGCAAGGCCAGACTCGCTACCACTTCCTGATCCTGCTCTTCTCCAAGGATGAGGACATCTCCCTGACCCTCAACATGAATGA GGAGGAGGTGGAGAAGCGCTTTGAGGGGCGGCTCACCAAGAACATGTCAGGGTCCCTCTACGAGATGGTCAGCCGGGTGATGAAGGCGCTGGTGAACCGCAAGATCACCGTGCCCGGAAACTTCCAGGg ACACTCTGGAGCCCAGTGCATCACCTGCTCCTACAAGGCCAGCTCAGGGCTGTTGTACCCGCTGGAGAGGGGCTTCATCTACGTGCACAAGCCCCCCGTGCACATCCGCTTCGACGAGATCTCCTTCGTCAACTTCGCCCGCGGCACCACCACCACCCGCTCCTTCGACTTTGAGATCGAGACCAAGCAGGGCACCCAGTACACCTTCAGCAGCATCGAGAG GGAGGAGTACGGGAAGCTCTTCGACTTCGTCAATGCCAAGAAGCTGAACATCAAGAACCGGGGCCTGAAGGAG GGAATGAAGCAGAGCTACGATGAATATGCTGACTCTGACGAGGACCAGCACGATGCCTACTTGGAGAGGATGAAAGAGGAGGGCAAGATCCGGGAGGAGAATGCCAATGACAGCAGTGATGGCTCTGGGGAGGAGACAG ACTCGTCCTTCAaccctggagaagaggatgaTGACGTGGCTGAAGA GTTCGACAGCAACGCCTCGGCCAGTTCCTCCAGCGGTGACGGCGACAGCGACCGTGACGACAAGAAACCGGCCAAGAAGGCCAAGATTGTCAAGGACCGCAAGCCCCGCAAGAAGCAGCCGGAG AGCAAGAAGGGGAAGGATCCCAACGCTCCCAAGCGGCCAATGTCGGCCTACATGCTCTGGCTGAATGCCAACCGGGAGAAGATCAAGTCGGACCACCCTGGCATCAGCATCACCGATCTGTCCAAGAAGGCTGGGGAGCTCTGGAAGGCCATGTccaaggagaagaaggag gagtggGATCGGAAGGCAGAAGATGCCAGGCGGGACTACGAGAAGGCCATGAAGGAATACAGTGTGGGCAGCAAGGCTGACAGCCACAGGGG GGAGAAGtcgaagaagaagaagaagaagcaggagaagcaggTGAAGGGGAAGGGGGACAAGAAAGGTGCCACCTCCAAGTCCTCATCCTCCAAGTCCCCGGCTAAGGGCATGAGTGACAGCTTCAAGAGCAAGGAATTCGTATCCAGTGATGAGAGCTCCTCTGCAGAGAGCAAGAAGGAG GACTCAGAGGATgagggagctgccagcccagcccccagCTCAGAGGACTCTGCCTCCGGCTCGGATTAG